The nucleotide sequence GACATCGCCACGGCGGGCCCGGGCTGGGAGAACCGCACCGAGCGGGACATTCCGTGGGTCAACGACCTGGCCGCCGCCCTCGAGCTGGCCATCGAACGCCTGAAGGCGTGAACCCACGTCCGAGGACCGGGCGAAAGCGTTGCGCAATCGCTCCACATGGCCGAGGATGACTCGCGTGCCGGTCGCTTCGGCCGGCCGTGGCAGGCGGGAGCGCGTCCGGTGGACCTCAAGCGGCAGGTGATCGAGCGGTGGCCGGCGCGGTGGCCGGTGCAGCCGTTCCGGGAGCCGGCCTGGGCCCGGCAGGAACCCACCTACGCCGGCTGCAGTCCCGCGCTGATCGAAGCCGCGGTGAAACGGGCGGGCGCCCGGCCGTCGGGCAACTGGTTCGTCTTCGCCGCCGGCCGGGAAATCCGCGCCGACCGGCCGTTCGACGTGCGCGTGGGCGGCCGCGAGCTGGTCGCGTGGCGCGGGCCGGACGGCGCGCTGCTCGTCGGCCCGGGGGCGTGCCCCCACCTCGGCGCGCCGCTGGCGCAGGCGCGCGTGCACGGCGGCGAGCTGGTCTGCCGCTGGCACGGGCTGCGCGTGGGCGCGGACCGTCCCGGGTGGACGGCACTGCCGTCCTACGACGACGGTGTGCTGGCCTGGGTCCGCCTCGACCGGATCGGCGGCGAACAGCCCACCGAACGGCCGATCGTACCGGTCCGGCCGCCCGGGACCACGGTCGACGCCGTGGCGACGCTGGCCGGGGTCTGCGAGCCCGAAGACGTCGTCGCCAACCGCCTCGACCCGTGGCACGGCGCGTGGTTCCACCCGTACTCGTTCGCGAAGCTGCGCGTGCTGTCGGCGCCGGAGGGCGTCGACGTCCCCGAGGCCGAAGACCGGTTCGTGGTCGAGGTGACGTTCCGGCTCGCGGGCAAGATCGGCGTCCCGGTGGTCGCCGAGTTCACCTGCCCGGGCCCCCGGACCGTGCTGATGACCATTGTGGACGGTGAGGGCACGGGCAGCGTGGTGGAAACGCACGCGACCCCGCTCGGCCCCGGCTCCGACGGCCGCCCGCGCACGGCGGTGATCGAGGCGACGATCGCCGCCTCCGACCGGCCGGGTTTCGCCAAGGCGGCCCGCATGGCCCCGGTGCTGCGGCCGCTCATGCGCCGCGCCGCCGCCCGGTTGTGGCGCGACGACCTCGCGTACGCCGAGCGGCGTTACGCGTTGCGCGGGGACCACCGCTGATCCGGCGACCCACCGGACACGGAGGACGCCGGCTCAATCCTTGACCGCGCCCGCGGCCAGCCCCGTGCGCCAGAAGCGTTGCAGCGCCAGGAAAGCCAGGATCAACGGGATGATCGACAGCAGCGAACCGGTGACCACGACGGCCTTCAGGTCGGGGTCGCGGGTGATCTGGGTGTTCAGGGTGTACAGCCCGAGGGTCACCGGGTACAGCCGGTCGCTGGTCAGCATCACCAGCGGGAGCAGGAAGTTGTTCCAGATCGCCACGAACTGGAACAGGAAGATCGTGATCAGCGCCGGGGCCATCAGGCGCAGGCTGACCGTGTAGAACATGCGCACGTCACCGGCTCCGTCGATCCGGCCGGCCTCGAGCAGCTCGTCCGGGACCGACGCCGCCGCGTAGACCCGGGCCAGGTAGACCCCGAACGGGCTGATCGTGCTCGGCAGCAGCACCGACCACACCGTGTTCGTCATCCCGGCTCCGGCGAGCATCAGGAACAGCGGGACGGCGAGCGCGGTCGGCGGGACGAGCACCCCGGCGAGGATGGCGGAGAACGTGACGGCCCGCCCGCGGAAGGTGAACTTGGCGAGGGCGTAGCCGGCCATCGCCGACAGCAGCGTGGCCGCCGCCGCACCCACCACGGAGTACAGCGCGCTGTTGGCCAGCCACCGCAGGTAGAGGCCGTCGCCGAAGGTCACCGTGTCGTGCAGGTTGCGGCCGAGGTGGTTGCCGGAGAACCAGAGGCCGAACGTCGTGGAGAGGTCGGAGGCGGACTTCGTGGCGGAGATCGCCAGCCAGACCACCGGCAGCAGGAAGTAGACCGCGGCGACGAACATCGCCGTGGTCACCACGACGGACGAACTCCGGGTGCTCGGTCGGGTGCTCGGTCGGGTGGTCACAGGGCGGCCCTCGCGCGGGTGATCCGGAAGAACAGCCACGACAGGACCGCGATGAGGAGCGTGACGAGCACGCTCATCGCGGCGCCGAGGCCGTAGTTCTGGGCGGAAATCTGGGCGTAGGCGGCCATCGACGGGGTGTAGGACGACGAGACCGCGCTCGAAACACCCGCCATGACCTGGGGTTCGGTGAACAGCTGGAACGTGCCGATGATGGAGAAGACCCCGGTCAGCACCAGCGACGGCGCGATGATCGGCACCTTGATCCGCCACGCGATCGCCCAGCCGGACGCCCCGTCGAGCCGGGCCGCTTCGTAGAGCTGGGGCGGGATCGCCTGCAGCGACGAATAGAGGATCAGCATGTTGTAACCGGTGAACGTCCAGGTGACGATGTTCGCGATCGAGTACAGGATCACGGTGCCGGACAACAGGTCCGGGTGGATCCCGACCGGGTCCAGCAGCTGGTTGACCGGCGACAGGTTCGGGGCGTAGAAGAAGCCCCACATCACCGCGGCGATCACGCCGGGCACCGCGTACGGCAGGAAGAAC is from Amycolatopsis mediterranei and encodes:
- a CDS encoding DUF5914 domain-containing protein; the protein is MDLKRQVIERWPARWPVQPFREPAWARQEPTYAGCSPALIEAAVKRAGARPSGNWFVFAAGREIRADRPFDVRVGGRELVAWRGPDGALLVGPGACPHLGAPLAQARVHGGELVCRWHGLRVGADRPGWTALPSYDDGVLAWVRLDRIGGEQPTERPIVPVRPPGTTVDAVATLAGVCEPEDVVANRLDPWHGAWFHPYSFAKLRVLSAPEGVDVPEAEDRFVVEVTFRLAGKIGVPVVAEFTCPGPRTVLMTIVDGEGTGSVVETHATPLGPGSDGRPRTAVIEATIAASDRPGFAKAARMAPVLRPLMRRAAARLWRDDLAYAERRYALRGDHR
- a CDS encoding carbohydrate ABC transporter permease, which codes for GAPPRPRVARRRRASSSARAAWLLLAPFLLGFAVFYVAPIVVALVKSFTAVTRTSTYGRPVEVFAGLGNYTAALGDAGFVGSVGRVLLFGVIQIPVMLGLALLLALALDSAVVRLRRFFRLAFFLPYAVPGVIAAVMWGFFYAPNLSPVNQLLDPVGIHPDLLSGTVILYSIANIVTWTFTGYNMLILYSSLQAIPPQLYEAARLDGASGWAIAWRIKVPIIAPSLVLTGVFSIIGTFQLFTEPQVMAGVSSAVSSSYTPSMAAYAQISAQNYGLGAAMSVLVTLLIAVLSWLFFRITRARAAL
- a CDS encoding carbohydrate ABC transporter permease, giving the protein MVTTAMFVAAVYFLLPVVWLAISATKSASDLSTTFGLWFSGNHLGRNLHDTVTFGDGLYLRWLANSALYSVVGAAAATLLSAMAGYALAKFTFRGRAVTFSAILAGVLVPPTALAVPLFLMLAGAGMTNTVWSVLLPSTISPFGVYLARVYAAASVPDELLEAGRIDGAGDVRMFYTVSLRLMAPALITIFLFQFVAIWNNFLLPLVMLTSDRLYPVTLGLYTLNTQITRDPDLKAVVVTGSLLSIIPLILAFLALQRFWRTGLAAGAVKD